The following are encoded together in the Parabacteroides chongii genome:
- a CDS encoding mechanosensitive ion channel family protein, whose protein sequence is MRLYRSLYLLLLLLVMHITGQAQLQKAIKDIFSADEITTEHADSDSIDSSELQKYDATFKLKSGQIQKLDSLRKESVAKEKEMKYHDSWWQTGKHILYFVLVLLGQFLLFRLSSWLYKKLKNRIQQLKDTKLKPISIQNYEILDTQKQVSLLIFLANILRYFLLFILLVLTIPILFSIFPQTKELAYKIAYYIWNPVKDILEGILGYIPNLFTIIVICLVIKYVIKGIRYLATEIDAGRLKINGFYSDWAMPTYHIIRFLLYAFMIAMIYPYLPGANSGVFQGVSVFVGLIVSLGSSTVIGNIIAGFVITYMRAFKQGDRIKLNDTVGNVIEKTAFVTRLRTIKNEIVTIPNSFIMSSQTVNYTSSARTYGLIIHSEVTIGYDAPWRKVHQLLIDAAKATPGVMPEPAPFVLETALSDFYPVYQINAYIQEANNMTTIYSALHQNIQDYFDKAGVEIMSPHYTAFRNGNASTIPKEEETKTN, encoded by the coding sequence ATGAGACTGTACAGATCATTATATCTTCTTCTGCTACTATTGGTTATGCATATAACGGGGCAGGCGCAATTGCAAAAGGCTATCAAGGATATTTTTTCGGCTGACGAAATAACGACGGAGCATGCCGACTCCGACTCTATCGATTCGTCCGAATTACAAAAATACGATGCGACTTTCAAGCTGAAAAGTGGACAGATACAGAAACTCGACTCGCTACGGAAAGAGTCGGTCGCCAAAGAGAAAGAGATGAAATATCACGACAGCTGGTGGCAGACGGGGAAACATATACTTTATTTCGTATTGGTATTGCTGGGGCAATTCCTGCTGTTCCGCCTATCTTCCTGGCTTTACAAGAAACTGAAAAACCGTATTCAGCAGTTGAAAGATACCAAACTGAAACCGATCTCCATACAGAATTATGAGATACTGGATACGCAGAAACAGGTCTCCCTATTGATCTTCCTGGCGAATATCCTCCGCTATTTCCTATTGTTCATCCTGCTGGTTTTAACGATACCGATCCTTTTCTCCATCTTCCCGCAGACAAAGGAACTGGCATATAAGATCGCCTATTATATCTGGAATCCCGTAAAAGATATCCTGGAAGGCATCCTCGGCTATATTCCTAATCTTTTCACGATCATCGTGATCTGCCTGGTTATAAAATACGTCATTAAGGGCATCCGGTATCTTGCCACGGAGATAGATGCGGGTAGGTTGAAGATTAACGGCTTTTATTCGGACTGGGCAATGCCGACCTATCATATTATCCGGTTCCTGTTGTATGCATTTATGATTGCGATGATCTATCCTTATCTGCCGGGAGCCAATTCGGGAGTCTTTCAGGGAGTATCTGTTTTTGTCGGGTTGATCGTCTCGCTCGGTTCCAGCACGGTGATCGGAAATATTATTGCCGGCTTCGTAATTACATATATGCGTGCCTTCAAGCAGGGCGACCGGATCAAACTGAACGATACGGTGGGCAATGTGATCGAAAAGACCGCCTTCGTCACCCGTCTGCGCACCATCAAGAATGAGATCGTGACGATACCGAACTCCTTCATCATGTCATCACAAACAGTCAACTATACATCGTCGGCACGCACCTACGGACTGATCATCCACTCGGAGGTAACGATCGGCTACGATGCTCCCTGGCGCAAGGTGCATCAACTTCTGATAGATGCCGCCAAAGCAACACCCGGCGTGATGCCTGAACCGGCTCCCTTCGTTCTCGAAACGGCCCTGAGCGACTTCTACCCTGTCTACCAGATCAACGCTTATATCCAGGAGGCGAACAATATGACGACCATCTATTCGGCCCTTCACCAGAATATTCAGGACTATTTCGATAAGGCTGGCGTAGAGATCATGTCGCCCCATTACACGGCGTTCCGGAATGGCAATGCTTCTACGATCCCCAAGGAAGAAGAGACGAAAACGAATTAA
- the radA gene encoding DNA repair protein RadA, whose protein sequence is MAKTKTVYVCSNCGADSPKWIGKCPNCGEWNTYVEEIVATKDPAAKRIIPGIRETGKVRPVLLRDITSEEETRIDLKDEELNRVLGGGLVKGSLVLIGGEPGIGKSTLVLQTVLRLNNLKTLYVSGEESSRQLKLRADRIAHENPECFILSETNLEQIFIQARNVQPDLLIIDSIQTIYTELVESSPGSVSQVRECSAAILKYAKESGVPVLLIGHINKEGSIAGPKVLEHIVDTVLQFEGDQHYMYRILRSIKNRFGSTAELGIYEMRQDGLREVSNPSELLLTQNHEGLSGVAIAAAIEGIRPFLIETQALVSSAVYGTPQRSATGFDLRRMNMLLAVLEKRAGFKLIQKDVFLNIAGGLKVNDPAIDLAVISAILSSSLDISIEQGVCMCGEVGLSGEIRPVNRIEQRILEAEKLGFTRIIIPHNNLKGFDTAKCKIQIIQVKKVEEAFRQLFG, encoded by the coding sequence ATGGCTAAGACAAAAACAGTATATGTCTGCTCCAATTGTGGAGCAGACTCTCCTAAATGGATCGGTAAGTGTCCGAATTGCGGCGAGTGGAATACGTATGTGGAGGAGATCGTAGCAACTAAAGATCCTGCTGCAAAACGGATTATTCCTGGTATAAGAGAAACAGGGAAAGTCCGTCCGGTACTGCTTCGCGACATTACATCCGAAGAAGAAACACGAATCGATTTGAAAGACGAAGAGCTGAACCGTGTCTTGGGAGGCGGTTTGGTTAAAGGTTCATTGGTACTGATCGGCGGTGAACCGGGTATCGGTAAGTCGACTTTGGTTTTGCAAACGGTTTTGAGGCTGAACAATCTGAAAACGTTATATGTCTCCGGTGAGGAAAGCAGCCGGCAACTGAAACTTCGCGCCGATCGTATCGCTCATGAAAACCCGGAATGTTTTATTCTTAGTGAAACCAATCTGGAACAAATCTTTATCCAGGCACGTAACGTACAACCGGATTTATTGATCATAGACTCTATTCAGACAATCTATACGGAGCTTGTAGAATCTTCTCCCGGCAGCGTGTCGCAGGTACGTGAGTGTAGTGCTGCCATCTTGAAGTATGCCAAAGAAAGTGGTGTTCCTGTCCTGTTGATAGGGCATATTAATAAGGAAGGAAGTATTGCCGGACCAAAAGTATTGGAACATATCGTCGATACGGTTCTTCAGTTCGAGGGTGACCAGCATTATATGTACCGTATCCTCCGAAGCATTAAGAACCGCTTCGGCAGTACGGCGGAGCTGGGAATTTACGAAATGCGCCAGGATGGTTTGCGTGAAGTCAGTAACCCGTCGGAACTGCTGTTGACACAAAACCATGAAGGACTGAGCGGTGTGGCGATTGCCGCTGCCATCGAAGGGATTCGCCCTTTCCTGATCGAGACACAGGCTTTGGTCAGTTCGGCTGTTTACGGAACCCCGCAACGTAGTGCGACCGGGTTCGATCTTCGGAGGATGAATATGCTCCTGGCTGTCCTGGAGAAACGTGCCGGATTTAAGCTGATACAGAAAGATGTCTTTCTGAATATCGCGGGCGGATTGAAGGTGAACGACCCGGCAATCGACCTGGCTGTTATCAGTGCGATCCTTTCGTCGAGTCTCGATATCAGTATCGAACAAGGTGTGTGCATGTGTGGTGAAGTCGGTTTGTCGGGAGAGATCCGTCCGGTCAACCGTATCGAGCAACGCATCCTGGAAGCTGAGAAGCTAGGCTTTACCCGTATTATTATCCCTCATAATAATCTGAAAGGATTCGATACGGCAAAATGTAAAATACAGATTATACAGGTCAAAAAGGTCGAAGAGGCATTCCGTCAATTGTTCGGTTAA
- a CDS encoding MATE family efflux transporter yields the protein MQFTSKEIRHITYPVLISLLMQQLIGLTDTAYLGRVGEVELGASAVASMYYLAIYMLGFGFSVGAQILIARRNGEKQYHRIGAIFMQGTLFLLVIATCVFILSKVYSPQLLHLMIKSKDVYYAAIDYMDWRVYGFFFSFISVMFRAFYIGTTQTKTLTINSVVMVLTNMILNYILIFGKLGFPAMGIAGAAIASSISEAVSVIFFCIYTHQKVNYKLYRLFHFAGFKIKTLLEILNVSFWTMIQSFISTGSWLVFFIAIEHLGERSLAITNIVRNTSALLFIFVNAFASTGSSLVSNLIGNGEIKKVMPLCNNIIRNCYCFVIPLAIIIAIFPTMFLRIYTDTPDLIANALPSLWVMLSAYIVAVPAFVYFFAVSGTGSTRSTLFIELCSLCIYVGYIVYIAVYLKMDVAICWTSDIVYYAMIFTSFFYLWKGNWQNKKI from the coding sequence ATGCAATTTACAAGTAAAGAAATTCGTCATATCACATATCCAGTATTAATCAGCCTATTAATGCAACAACTGATAGGATTAACAGATACAGCATATTTAGGACGTGTAGGAGAAGTTGAATTAGGCGCATCGGCTGTAGCAAGTATGTATTATCTTGCCATTTATATGTTAGGGTTTGGTTTTAGTGTGGGTGCTCAAATTTTAATAGCCCGCCGTAATGGAGAAAAACAGTACCATCGCATAGGTGCTATTTTCATGCAAGGAACATTATTCTTATTAGTCATAGCAACCTGTGTATTCATCCTCTCAAAAGTTTATTCCCCGCAGTTACTACATTTGATGATAAAATCTAAAGATGTGTACTATGCCGCAATAGATTATATGGACTGGCGTGTATATGGCTTCTTTTTTTCTTTCATATCAGTGATGTTCCGTGCATTTTATATCGGTACAACACAGACAAAGACATTAACAATCAATTCTGTTGTTATGGTACTTACCAATATGATATTGAATTATATTTTAATCTTTGGTAAATTAGGATTTCCAGCTATGGGGATTGCTGGTGCAGCTATCGCCTCTTCTATCTCGGAAGCTGTATCGGTTATATTCTTTTGTATATACACTCACCAAAAGGTAAACTATAAACTATATAGGTTATTCCATTTTGCAGGCTTTAAAATAAAGACCCTGTTAGAAATATTGAATGTGTCTTTTTGGACAATGATTCAGTCATTTATATCTACTGGTTCATGGTTGGTCTTTTTCATTGCGATAGAACATCTTGGAGAACGTTCTCTTGCCATAACTAACATAGTACGGAATACTTCTGCTCTATTATTTATTTTTGTCAATGCTTTTGCATCTACAGGTAGTTCGCTTGTTAGCAATTTAATAGGGAATGGAGAAATTAAAAAGGTGATGCCACTATGCAACAACATAATTAGAAACTGCTATTGTTTTGTAATTCCATTGGCTATTATTATTGCGATATTTCCTACGATGTTCCTACGTATATATACAGATACTCCGGATTTGATAGCAAATGCCCTACCGTCACTTTGGGTAATGTTGTCGGCATATATAGTTGCTGTTCCGGCTTTTGTCTATTTCTTTGCAGTTTCGGGAACAGGCAGTACACGTTCAACCTTATTTATTGAGTTGTGCAGCCTATGTATATATGTCGGCTACATCGTATATATTGCGGTTTACCTAAAAATGGATGTTGCAATATGTTGGACTTCGGATATTGTTTATTATGCCATGATTTTCACTTCTTTTTTTTATCTATGGAAAGGCAACTGGCAAAATAAGAAAATCTAA
- a CDS encoding ferredoxin domain-containing protein, with the protein MIQNEREIRHEHVLEAVRQMMTAARTAPKGKGIDIIEIAMVTDEDIQRLSDEMLKVAAETGLKFFLRDADNVLSAEAVVILGTRQQVQGLNCAHCGFDTCVEKPAEVPCTINSVDLGIAIGSACATASDLRLDTRVMFSAGLAAQRLGWLGEDSKCVMAIPVSASSKNPFFDRKPKEHPVK; encoded by the coding sequence ATGATACAGAACGAAAGAGAAATACGGCACGAACATGTGTTAGAGGCTGTCCGTCAGATGATGACGGCTGCCCGTACGGCTCCCAAGGGGAAGGGAATCGATATTATAGAAATAGCAATGGTTACTGACGAAGATATACAACGCTTGTCTGACGAGATGCTGAAGGTGGCAGCTGAAACCGGATTGAAGTTTTTCTTACGTGATGCGGATAATGTTCTGAGTGCCGAAGCGGTCGTGATACTTGGTACACGCCAGCAGGTGCAAGGTTTGAACTGTGCACATTGTGGTTTTGATACCTGCGTGGAGAAACCGGCAGAAGTGCCGTGTACCATCAATTCAGTGGATTTAGGTATTGCCATCGGGTCGGCTTGTGCTACGGCTTCCGATTTACGTCTGGATACGCGTGTTATGTTTAGTGCCGGCCTGGCTGCGCAGCGTTTGGGATGGCTGGGGGAGGATAGTAAATGCGTCATGGCTATCCCTGTCAGTGCTTCTTCGAAGAATCCGTTCTTTGATCGTAAGCCAAAAGAACACCCCGTGAAATAA
- a CDS encoding NAD(P)/FAD-dependent oxidoreductase → MIQELQLRILPEEAANEQSLKQVVARETGAAPKEIQAVRVLKRSIDARQRTIYVNVKLRAFINEQPEEPEFQSIEYKDVSAGKQVVVVGAGPGGLFAALRLIELGLRPVIIERGKNVRERKKDIALISREHTVNSESNYSFGEGGAGAYSDGKLYTRSKKRGSVDKILNVFCQHGASTSILADAHPHIGTDKLPRVIENIREQIIRCGGEVHFETRMDALIIEKDEVIGVETHTGKSFYGPVILATGHSARDVYRYLYEKQIPIEAKGIAVGVRLEHPQELIDQIQYHRREGRGKYLPAAEYSFVTQANGRGVYSFCMCPGGFVVPAASGPKQVVVNGMSPSNRGSRWSNSGMVVEIRPEDYSELMKQEEMTVPADSPLALLAFQERLEEVCWLNGGMKQTAPAQRMNDFVNKKNSFDLPVSSYTPGLLASPLHFWMPEFVTSRLRDGFRYFGKTSKGFLTNEALMIGVETRTSSPVRILRDRDTYQHITLKGLFPCGEGAGYAGGIVSAAIDGERCAEGVAAMGT, encoded by the coding sequence ATGATACAAGAATTACAACTCCGCATTTTGCCGGAAGAGGCAGCAAACGAGCAGTCGTTGAAACAGGTGGTAGCCCGGGAGACAGGTGCTGCTCCGAAAGAGATACAGGCTGTCAGGGTTCTGAAACGCTCTATTGATGCCCGCCAGCGTACGATCTATGTAAATGTCAAACTACGTGCTTTTATTAACGAGCAACCGGAAGAACCGGAGTTTCAGTCTATAGAATATAAAGATGTATCGGCTGGAAAACAGGTCGTGGTAGTCGGTGCCGGTCCGGGAGGCTTGTTCGCAGCCCTTCGCCTGATTGAATTGGGTTTGCGTCCGGTCATCATTGAAAGAGGAAAGAATGTACGTGAGCGTAAGAAAGATATAGCTCTGATCAGCCGTGAACATACGGTAAACAGTGAATCGAATTACAGTTTCGGAGAAGGTGGGGCAGGAGCTTATTCCGATGGAAAACTATATACCCGCAGCAAGAAACGCGGATCGGTAGATAAGATATTGAATGTTTTCTGCCAGCATGGAGCGAGTACCTCCATTCTCGCCGATGCTCATCCGCATATCGGAACGGACAAACTGCCCCGCGTGATAGAGAATATCCGCGAGCAGATCATCCGCTGTGGAGGAGAGGTTCATTTTGAAACCCGTATGGATGCTTTGATCATCGAAAAAGACGAAGTGATCGGAGTGGAAACCCATACAGGTAAAAGTTTTTATGGTCCGGTTATCCTGGCAACAGGCCATTCTGCCCGTGATGTCTACCGGTATCTTTATGAGAAACAGATTCCTATCGAAGCAAAAGGTATCGCTGTCGGTGTCCGTCTGGAACATCCGCAGGAACTAATCGACCAGATTCAGTATCATCGGCGGGAGGGAAGAGGCAAGTATCTTCCGGCAGCCGAGTATAGTTTTGTAACCCAGGCAAATGGTCGGGGAGTCTATTCTTTTTGCATGTGTCCGGGAGGATTCGTAGTGCCGGCGGCGAGTGGTCCTAAACAGGTTGTTGTCAATGGAATGTCTCCGTCTAATCGCGGCTCCCGCTGGTCCAATTCCGGCATGGTGGTGGAGATCCGTCCGGAAGACTATTCCGAACTGATGAAACAGGAAGAAATGACAGTTCCTGCCGATTCTCCATTAGCCCTGCTGGCTTTTCAGGAGCGTTTGGAGGAAGTCTGCTGGTTGAACGGCGGCATGAAACAGACAGCTCCGGCACAGCGTATGAATGATTTCGTCAATAAGAAAAACTCCTTCGACTTGCCTGTGTCATCTTATACGCCCGGTTTACTGGCTTCACCGCTTCATTTTTGGATGCCCGAATTTGTAACCAGCCGTTTGCGGGATGGTTTCCGTTATTTCGGGAAAACATCGAAAGGCTTCCTGACCAACGAAGCACTGATGATAGGAGTGGAGACACGTACGTCTTCCCCTGTTCGCATTCTTCGTGATCGCGATACGTATCAGCATATTACCCTAAAAGGACTTTTCCCTTGCGGGGAAGGAGCAGGTTATGCAGGAGGGATTGTCTCCGCCGCGATCGATGGAGAACGCTGTGCGGAAGGAGTGGCAGCAATGGGGACGTAG
- a CDS encoding KamA family radical SAM protein, with protein MIKRKELTYDNSYLLRVFNRDFPHLVTMAEESLNVKLFREALRSFVSSRIEINGGGSNMGNAVAKRILLLIEYDGSPIDELSTGEEMPIQTITYFWQLLAGKLTEEVSPDLFIDLYHQFMLLEHPEVAEPDRALVKRQMNRWPTGLDEDVIAIREANKDRIIKRLIRKIERRNAPSSRFQFSPEMTYDEKYDQVKEWWNTARFHLSLAIKSPTELNYFLGESLSEEMMHLLARARKKGMPFFVTPYYLSLLNPEKDGYDDQAIRSYILYSNELVDTYGSIKAWEKEDIVEAGKPNAAGWLLPEGHNIHRRYPEVAILIPDSMGRACGGLCASCQRMYDFQSERLNFDFEALKPKETWDKKLRRLMHYFEEDAQLRDILITGGDALMSQNATLRKILDAVYKMAVRKRKANELRPEGEKLAELQRVRLGSRLLAYLPLRITDELVSVLREFKEKASTVGVSQFIIQTHFQSPLEVTPEAKRAIKAILDAGWVITNQLVYTVAASRRGHTAKLRQTLNSVGVICYYTFSVKGFHENYAVFTPNSRSLQEQHEEKIFGRVPDDKLAELDDIVTNKRPLGRKLYNFLRENHLLFAATDRNVLNLPAIGKSMTFKTVGLTAEGKRILRFDHDTGRRHSPIINKLGQVYIVENKSVAAYLRQLEEMGEDVKEYRSIWNYCEGKTEPRFSLYEYPDYPFMITEKMTNLELESE; from the coding sequence ATGATTAAAAGAAAAGAACTAACGTACGACAATTCTTATTTACTCAGAGTGTTTAACAGGGACTTTCCTCATTTGGTGACAATGGCGGAAGAGAGTCTGAACGTGAAACTGTTCAGGGAGGCTCTACGCTCGTTTGTTTCTTCCCGGATTGAAATCAACGGAGGTGGCAGTAATATGGGAAATGCCGTGGCGAAGCGTATTTTGCTTTTAATAGAATATGACGGATCGCCGATAGATGAACTTTCGACCGGTGAGGAGATGCCTATACAGACTATCACTTATTTTTGGCAATTACTGGCAGGTAAATTAACAGAAGAGGTTTCGCCTGACCTGTTTATAGATCTTTACCATCAGTTCATGTTGCTGGAGCATCCGGAAGTGGCGGAACCGGATCGTGCTTTGGTAAAACGCCAGATGAATCGCTGGCCTACAGGATTGGATGAAGATGTTATTGCCATACGTGAGGCTAATAAAGACCGTATAATAAAGCGGCTGATCCGTAAGATCGAGCGGAGGAATGCACCTTCGTCCCGTTTTCAGTTCTCACCGGAAATGACCTATGATGAAAAGTACGATCAGGTGAAAGAATGGTGGAATACAGCACGTTTCCATTTGTCTCTGGCAATCAAAAGTCCGACAGAACTGAATTATTTCCTGGGAGAATCTCTTTCGGAAGAAATGATGCATCTGCTTGCACGGGCTAGGAAGAAAGGTATGCCATTTTTCGTCACCCCTTATTACCTGTCTTTGCTGAATCCGGAAAAAGATGGATATGACGACCAGGCAATCCGCTCATATATCCTTTATTCAAATGAATTGGTCGATACCTATGGAAGTATAAAAGCCTGGGAAAAAGAAGATATAGTGGAAGCCGGTAAACCGAATGCTGCCGGATGGCTATTGCCGGAAGGACATAATATTCACCGCCGTTATCCGGAAGTTGCTATCCTGATCCCTGATTCAATGGGGCGTGCCTGCGGTGGTTTGTGTGCTTCCTGCCAGCGTATGTATGATTTTCAGAGCGAGCGTCTTAACTTTGATTTTGAAGCATTGAAGCCGAAAGAAACATGGGATAAGAAGTTACGCCGTTTGATGCATTATTTTGAAGAAGATGCCCAGCTGCGCGATATTCTGATCACCGGCGGAGATGCTTTGATGAGCCAGAACGCTACATTACGTAAAATATTGGATGCCGTCTATAAGATGGCTGTCCGGAAGCGCAAAGCGAATGAATTGCGTCCGGAAGGGGAGAAGTTGGCCGAGTTGCAGCGGGTCCGTCTGGGATCGCGTTTGCTGGCCTATCTGCCTTTGCGAATAACCGACGAACTGGTCTCTGTCCTTAGAGAGTTCAAGGAAAAAGCATCGACTGTCGGAGTTTCCCAGTTCATTATCCAAACACATTTCCAGTCTCCTTTGGAGGTAACTCCGGAAGCAAAACGTGCTATAAAAGCGATACTCGATGCCGGTTGGGTGATTACGAACCAGCTGGTTTATACCGTTGCTGCTTCCCGTCGCGGACATACGGCTAAATTGCGGCAAACACTCAACTCTGTCGGGGTGATCTGTTATTACACCTTTTCTGTGAAAGGCTTCCATGAAAATTATGCCGTATTCACACCAAACAGCCGTTCACTCCAGGAACAGCATGAAGAAAAGATTTTCGGAAGAGTTCCTGATGATAAATTGGCTGAACTGGACGATATAGTGACCAACAAGCGTCCTTTGGGCAGGAAGCTGTATAATTTCCTGCGTGAGAATCATTTGCTGTTCGCTGCGACAGATCGTAACGTGCTGAATCTTCCGGCAATAGGCAAGAGTATGACATTTAAGACTGTAGGATTGACAGCCGAAGGAAAACGTATCTTGAGGTTTGACCATGATACCGGTCGTCGCCATAGCCCGATCATCAATAAATTGGGGCAGGTATATATTGTAGAGAACAAGTCGGTGGCAGCCTATTTGCGGCAATTGGAAGAGATGGGAGAGGATGTGAAGGAGTACCGCAGCATCTGGAATTATTGCGAGGGAAAGACTGAACCACGTTTCAGCCTGTATGAATATCCCGATTATCCGTTCATGATTACAGAAAAGATGACCAATCTTGAACTCGAAAGCGAGTAA
- a CDS encoding methylated-DNA--[protein]-cysteine S-methyltransferase produces MIENINYTRIEKAIQYLVENFKQQPTLDELAQYIGVSPFHFQRIFTEWAGISPKKFLEHLTIEALKQELQDTSNLIEAAEKVGLSAQSRVYDLFVKIEAVTPQEYKSKGAGIRFEYGFSATPFGECFIVSTSRGICEMQFSDCDRNSLINEIKHGWANAQFFQNDGMAQEIAEKIFSPYAENKSLTLWLKGTPFQIKVWKALLEIPFGSVTSYSQVATNIGDTQSTFAVRRAVANNPVGFVIPCHRVIRNTGIIGDYHWKKERKATIIGWEKAIKNKTINNI; encoded by the coding sequence ATGATTGAAAATATAAACTATACAAGAATTGAAAAAGCTATTCAATATTTGGTTGAGAACTTTAAGCAACAGCCAACATTAGATGAATTAGCACAATATATTGGCGTAAGTCCTTTTCATTTCCAACGAATATTCACGGAATGGGCAGGAATAAGCCCAAAGAAATTTTTGGAACATCTCACGATAGAAGCCTTGAAACAAGAGTTACAAGATACTTCCAACCTGATTGAAGCAGCCGAAAAAGTGGGGCTATCTGCCCAATCGAGAGTTTATGACTTATTTGTAAAAATAGAAGCCGTCACACCACAAGAGTACAAGAGCAAAGGAGCAGGTATTCGTTTTGAATATGGCTTTTCCGCAACTCCTTTTGGAGAATGTTTTATAGTTTCCACATCAAGAGGGATATGTGAAATGCAATTTTCAGATTGCGATAGAAACTCTCTAATAAATGAAATAAAGCACGGATGGGCAAATGCACAATTCTTTCAAAATGACGGGATGGCTCAAGAGATTGCAGAAAAGATTTTTTCGCCTTATGCAGAAAACAAATCACTTACGCTATGGTTGAAAGGAACTCCATTTCAAATAAAAGTTTGGAAGGCATTACTTGAAATTCCATTTGGAAGTGTAACATCTTATAGTCAAGTTGCCACAAATATAGGAGATACGCAATCAACCTTTGCTGTAAGAAGAGCCGTTGCGAATAATCCTGTGGGCTTTGTAATTCCTTGTCACAGAGTAATACGTAATACCGGAATTATAGGCGATTATCATTGGAAGAAAGAAAGAAAAGCAACTATCATCGGCTGGGAAAAAGCGATTAAGAATAAAACAATAAATAATATCTAA